The nucleotide window TATACCGATGAAGGGTCGTCGTTCATCACTATGAAAGACAACTGGACACCTTCGGAAAAATATCTGAAGAATGCCAATGGTCCCGGTAATACCTGGGAGAACAACGGTCCGCAGGTTTCCGATTCGATCAAAACCCGTGCAGGACTGGAACCGAAATATTTGTATTTGAAGAAATTGTAATCCGACAAGGGTATTGTAGAGACGTTGGCGTTGGTAGTAGAGACGTTGCATGCAACGTCTCTACAGAAACCAGTAACAATCTAACAATAATTCGTAAAACAATAATCAATGTCTGACAGGTTTCAATATAAATACCGGATTCCATCAGCCCGATTGAATGATTGGGATTATCGCAGGGATGGATTCTATTTTATCACAATTTGTACTAAAGGTCGCCAATGCGATTTCGGAAAGATTGTTGATGGAAAAATGGAACTTTCGGGTGCCGGTGTTTTGGCAGATGTGTTGTGGCATGAGATTAAAAACCATATATCAACTGTAGAATTAGGTGAATTTGTGGTGATGCCTAACCATATCCATGGCATATTGAAATTGACGAATGCCGTGTTGGATTCTGATTCTGGTTCCGGTTCCGTAGAGACGTTGCATGCAACGTCTCTACAATCAATGTCAACGTCCTTACAAACACCACCATCATTAGTTCAACCCGTTGTGAAAAACGTACAGATGGCAGTTATTTCTCCGAAGAAGGGTTCTGTTTCGGTTATTGTGCGTTCCTATAAATCGGCAGTATCGCGCCATGCACGCAGGTTGGGTTTTGAACTGGAATGGCAGGAGCGCTTCCATGATCACATTATTCGTGGAAAAGAAGAATATCAACATATTGCAGAATACATTGTACAAAATCCTGCTAAATGGGAAGAGGATAAATTCTATAGTGAATAATCAAATTGTTGATTATTTGACAAATACAATAGAAGAATAATATTGACCATTTGTAAAGACGTTGCATGCAACGTCTCTACGACCATTAAAATAGCATAAAAGCAACGTCTAAATAATAATCTTACCATGAAAACAATACGTTTACTTTTAATGATGTGCGTGATTGCAATACCGTTTGATTTGTATTGTATAGATACTTTTACAGAGCATAGAAACGAGAAGGTGGAGATAGAGTTTCAAGCTAAAAATAACACAGGAACATCAATTCTTGATTCACTAAAAGCGATGAAGCTCTCTGATTTTAGTTTTTATAAAAAAGATTCATCAACTTACGTAAT belongs to Paludibacter jiangxiensis and includes:
- a CDS encoding transposase, which gives rise to MSDRFQYKYRIPSARLNDWDYRRDGFYFITICTKGRQCDFGKIVDGKMELSGAGVLADVLWHEIKNHISTVELGEFVVMPNHIHGILKLTNAVLDSDSGSGSVETLHATSLQSMSTSLQTPPSLVQPVVKNVQMAVISPKKGSVSVIVRSYKSAVSRHARRLGFELEWQERFHDHIIRGKEEYQHIAEYIVQNPAKWEEDKFYSE